In Rhodamnia argentea isolate NSW1041297 chromosome 1, ASM2092103v1, whole genome shotgun sequence, the genomic window CGTCAAGAGTTAGCTTTTCAATCCATTTCGGTCTTCTTTGCTTGTTTAGAATCTAATAAAAGTGGGATGTTACAGCATAAGTGTAACTTTCAATCTGCATCCAATTCAGTGACAACTCTACAAGTCGCAAGATTTCATAGAACACGCTGATCTCCAGCAATGGGTTCTTAGACGCGTTGGATGAAACGGTTCCCCTCCTACAACTGGTCGCACGCACCTAAGTCCTAACAGAACCGACATTTCATACCCGTAATTGTCACGAGATAAGGGGAATTGATTGGTGAAATCGCAAAATAATTACCCGGCAATATCATCCGCGATTGATTCATAAATAACATTGTCCCTAGCAGGGACAAATTCCTTTTATATTTCATCCGTATCGCTCATTCTACTGCATTGCTACATCACCTATTTCTCATGTTAGATCCAATGCGTATCTTGCAAATAAGAAAACACGATATTTTAAGTTTTGGAGGTATTCTCGTCCGTAGGATTTATACAGTTCGTGGGTGCAACATCAACAAATTCTCAAATGTGCAGAAATGCACAAACCATGTCATCTAGTGTTCAGTTTGGCAGACGAGATTATGTCCTATTACAGGATTATCCTAATGAGGTCAAATTGGTCCCTCGGAGCGtacgtgccaaaaaaaaatatctcggTTCCCTTTCTATACACACCACTCTTGTCCGAGCAGTCACTTGAACACAGCACTGGACTGGAATCAGAGAATGATCGGCCACTGCAAGATCCTTTGGCACTTTAAACATTTGTTGAGCTTGGCAGAATCCTCAGTCACAGAATAACCGTCTTCGTATCCGCTGTGTTACATCCCAAAGCATCATCATCAACACATCCGGCAGATGTCCATGTAACCTTTTTACGCTGTGTTACATCCCCGAACATTTTACGGTCTCTCAACTTAGACCACCTCCATTCATCTCCGACTTCATAATGCCTTCAGTcagtcaccaaaacttttcgctCTTTGATATTCCAAATGAAGGCATAGCGTGATTGACCTTCCTAAACCCTCTGCTTCCACCTAATTTGTGTCTCAATTACAGACGTCAGAACTTTACCACTACTGTCAATGCCCTCGGTGCCTAATGATCACTGCTGGAGATAGGACCCAGGCATGACCCAGTCTGCATGCAAAGCCCCTTGCCCTTGCCGTCGCgattctctcactctctctcagaCAGAAGTAGAACGATAAAGATAGGCACGAGAGTTCTCTCAGCTGCGGCTTCAATGATCACGACACCGCTCATGACTTTGTGGGCTGGTACGGTGATAGCAGACCTCGCCACCGCCGTACAAGTCCCATTCCCCCACTCTGACATGCACGTGACTGGAGCTCTGGCTAAACTCGGGCGGAGTCACGGGAGAGGTTACAGTGAACTTCAAGAGATCGGGGAGGACATGACGAAAATCGAAACCTCACGGGGGAAACTCACAACTCTAGGAATTTGAGGGGTTGAAATGTGACTTGCTCCATGCCTGTAGGCCCTTGTGTGACTTACCAAATCTACATATTGGGTACTTGCCACCGACACGTGAATTTCCAAGTTGGGGGGCGCGTGAGAATGGTATGATAAATTTTCTGTACAGACACCTTCCTTCCAATCTTCTGCCTTGCAATGATTGTTTTACTTACTGAGAGCTGCAATGTAGCACGTGACCTTGCACGCAACATATCAGGCAAATCTTATGTTCTTTTATAGTACAAAGCCAATTCTACGATGCGATTCTTGAAGACCTTAACATGATACCGCTAGTATTCAGATCCTGACAACGTTGTTCCTGACCTAGATGCATGTGGCAGTGTATGTGAAAATGAATTTATTATGCAACGCTCGCACCCCATACATTTTTTGTCGAGTGAATCCCAATGAGCATTCATCTTTGAGACCATCCAACTCTAGACACCAAAAGCGGGTCAATACGAATAAGCGAAGAATCTCATTCTGTCAAGTTGGAGAATACGTAAATGGAAAAACTATGCATTTTCATTGCTCGACCAAGAAAAAATAAGTTCTATTAGCAAGTTATCGCGCAGGAATGTGTGTTAAATATACAATACAAAATCCCAGACTTTTGGAGACTGGTAATGGTCTATGTGGTAGATGACCAAGAGTCGAATCGCTTTACATACAGAATTTTTGTAAGTAAGGAGACTAGCAAAGAATTGCATTTTGCTCACAAAGTATCACACGAACCTTGACCTTAAAGGATGGCCGGATCTTTGTATCTCTTGAAAATGGCTTCAATGTCTGCCATTATTTCAGATGACAAAGGCCTCTCAACTGTTAGAAAAGCATCAATGTCCTCTCGCAGTTGCTCGACGGAGGTTGCACCGATGATTGAACTTGTCATGAACGGCCGATCTCTTGCAAATGCAAGAGCAAGTTGAACAAGGGTTAATCCGTATTTCTTAGCAACCTCAACATATTTTATGGTTGCTTCCTGAGAATGACATACGAAGATGGTTACTGAGATGCCACTTTGGTCCATCGAAAGTCAGAGCACAAGATGCGCCCAGTTGATAGACCATGATTTCTTAACGTGTAGCCGGATAAAGAGAAAAACAGTCCCatgcaaaaaattaaacaacagagaaaaaaaatcaagaaaaccaTCCTAATTAAGCCCCTGCTCGTTCCCTATTCAGATCTATCCACTTTTCAAGTTTTCAGCAGGAGAAGCTAACCGGTGAGTACGAAAAATTGGGGGCCTCTAGCTTCTACTGAtatcattgaataatttccAGTTCTTGAACATACCTTGGCATGAGATCTGTTATATCTCTCCATGTAACCGGGGAATAGGTTCAACCTCCCTCTTTTTGCAGCTTCAGAGTTGTAATCTAAGTACTTCCCACTTAAGGATCCACCACCCAGTGGAGAATACGCAAGTAACCCTATATTGCAGTTCTTTGGGTGGCAAACTTCCACAAGATCAACTGcaacaaattaaatgaagaatctCATTACAAACCGTCCTTCCAACCAAATTACAGATGTGCTGTTATAAGCATTTGTAAAGAGAATCAATGGATGTATCTTTTCAGCTTTGGAAAATGGCAAGAAAGAGTAGCCATGTTTTTTTCAACATAAGTGACATTCCCCTGCACATACTATTATATGTCCATCCATTCACTTCACCTATCAAACATATCTAAGTGGAAAGTTCAACTATCAGAGTTCAACTATCAGAGACAAAGAGAGCCATCCATCCCCACTGCAATGTGTAGTGCAGCAGCAGAACTTGGGAAGATGGGAATTACATATATTTAGTTGTCCACAGCACACAATTAATATCCACCATCTTTGAAATATCTGTTTCCCTACAATATCCTCTCAGCACATGTTCATTAGACAACACTGTTCTTCATCACTTTCCAAGGAACAATGTTCGAAGAAGGATTTACCTTCAAAGCGGCATCTGACAAGTAAACTGTAGCTATTTTGTATGCTTACAATCTTTGGTAATCCCTCAACTTTAGCTGCATGGACAAACTCCATCACTCCATAGGAAGTCTCGTTTGAAACGCCAACATAACGAACCTGATCAAGTGCGACAACCTCTGTTAAGTTGAGAGTACACTTCTGTTTTCTACTTCCAAACAAGGAATTCAAGTTGAGAATGTAACTCTAAACATGCATAAACAGCCACAACAAGTGTGTATTGTGCAATAGGCAATTCCTTCAATGAACTCTATGGCCAGTGCATTGTGAATCTAATACTATatattcaaatgaattttttgttgctCAAACAGTAATAACAAGTGTAGATCTCTTATGCTGTGATCCCttaagaaaagagttttagatCTCTCGTGCAGTGATCAGCTTACACCATTCAGAAAAGGCAGAAAATATGATATTGACAGCAATAGTTAACATTTCATAATCTCAAAGGAGGAGCATTCTGTTCTGGGCTTAAGGTAAATTACTGTCATTCAAATTCATCTAATTGTTGCAGGAAGGAAAATAGGTTGCCTGAGACGCTAGAATTGAAAATTAGTGGGATATTATAAGTCACCTTCCCTTCGTCGATAAGCTCTTGAAAAGCCTTCAACTGCTCCACAAAAGGTACACTAGGCCTCCATTTAGAGAAATCATAGTAATAGTCGCCAAACAATGGAACATAGCGATCTGGCCTGTCATGAAACTTCTAGTCAGAGAAGAAGAACAGCAAACAAGAATCTTGAGAAATAAAGAAGTAAAACTTCCACAGAATCCATGgagaaaacaaaataagttAAGAGCAGTTCTGTCTAATTTTACCGCTTAGAATGGTGAAATattaagggtgcatttgtttcaaggaaaatcCAAGATttcgaaaacattttccaaaaaatgattggttataTCGTTTAGAAAAAATAGACAACGGAAtatgttttcattattgacaacaaaTTATATCTCACTATTCTTatgggtgatgaaaatattagtcattcattcatttttgtaagcaattgtttatggaaaatattttccaaatcttgaatttttcgtgaaacaaacgcactctAAACTTCATTCATGTTGAATTACTACCATGTACCTTTTTAACTTCTTTGGGATTTCAGGGTACATAAGATGCAAGCCACTAATAATCACAGCTACAGTAATCACAAATTTATCCTGAAGGCATTCCAAAACTGGAAACCAAGAAAGTCCTCTTTTCCTACTTTCTCCGATGATTACAATTCTCAAATAGCATCCACTAACTTATTATTATGCTaatagagagatagagaagcAATTCTGGTAAATCAAGCATGCAGAGTAGTGAAACAACTGTATCATGATCGGATGAACTGAGCAAAATACTATAAAATGCACATCTATTGTGGAGGTCTGTTCAGCTAATATAAAAATACGAATCTAAATAAGAGTAGGTGCTCAATGTCCAGTCCAGATCAACAAAAATGTGAAGGTCCGTTCATGCACAACGAACAGTGATGTGCACACAAAGAGATCAGGGGAAGGTTATTAGAGCACATCATGCTCTTCCAGATCCCAATGTTTatacaaaagaagaaatagacCATGTTCTTCataagtgagagagagaggcagaacCCAAATCTCAAACTGATTCGCAGATGCAGAAAAAGATGTCAGAGATCTACGAGAAAAGAATTAAGATTCACGTCGAAAAATGTCTTGACTTCGCACCTAATGCAGTCTCTTACAAGCCCTTGGTCTCAGAGTCATTGAGCATCGTCATACATGAAATTAGAAAGGGAGGGTGATGCATAAATCAAGTTGgccaaaaaaggaagagagaaagggaaTGAAAAGCACAAATCAAGATATATCCAATCCATTCACGCAAAATGGCATTTGGGAGAGTGAAAGGCACAAATCAAGATATATCCAATCAACTCACTTGAAATGGCATTCACAAACTAAGAATCAATTCAATTTCATTCTTCCGTTGATTGCTGTCATTTCTACATAAGATTGGAAAGCATACCAATGGATTTGCAGCAAATCAATGTAGTCAGTGTTGAGGCGCTTAAGGCTCTTTTCAACACTTTCTTTAATATTTGCAGCATCAACCCGTAAAACCTTTGCATTCTCACGGATATAACTCGATCGCTCGGAATAGCCACATACTTTTGTTGCCAAAATGACCTAAAATGTAAGAATGATAAATATATCAATAATTAGAGATGTTAATTGTAACATGAGGTTTCTTTAGTTGGTATTTTCATACTTGACAATAACTCAAACAAGTccacttaggctccgtttgttttgccgaaaaggaataatttggaaaacatttttctaaaacagatctcttgtatcacttataaaacatggatgaatgaaaaatattatcatcatccccaaaaatatttagacatgagTTGTTGTCAATAATGAGAGCATTTCTCATTGACtgattattttaagcaatataaGCGATTGAAGTGTGGACGACATAGTGCGCATCAATAGATATCAGCATGTTCAAGAACGCTGTCCACAATTCTTGAGTCATTGCCCGGTTAATTGAAAGGGTGGTCAATTGAAAGCACAAAATGGCAGAATCCTATATGTATGAGAAACATACTGCCCCCTTCCATATTCTTTGGTATTAAGATGCAGAAGAAGAACAAGTAGGCCCGTCTAACAACAAATCAAAGCTTTAGAATCCAAAATTACTCAAAAGGAGTACACCTAGGCCTTACACACATAAATCAAACTAattaatagcttaagttttgaGTGGTAAATCCCTCAACATGGCATTAGAACCCGTTCAAACCTAAGTTTTTACATGTCCTAGCACCATGCTCGTTTACAACACAAGTAAGATATTGTTGTCAACTGTGGTCCATCAGTTTCACCTCGATTGAATGTTAAAAGTCCCACAATGCTCAAGCATGCGGTAACTGTGGCCACACATACATGTATACTCTCAGCAAAATATGTTAAGTTTTATCCTGCAATCTTTTAACACTCAATAGATACTAAACATTCTGAATACGTCAAACCTTGTTTCGCCACAACGATGCACCGTATGTTGACCCCAGCAAAATGTAAGGGCGTTATCACTGAAAGACTAGATAGTCCGGATTGCACCGACCATTGAATACGTCATCGACATTCTACCTTTCAGCATCTCTACTAAACAGTGGCCATGCCTTACAGGCTCTTCTCACATAGAGAGCCATTGCAATGCCAAATTGCTGACAATAAACCTACAAACCAGTCACTCTCTATGTCATGAAATTTAACTCTCAGTGCCTGAAAATAAGTTGAAAACCTATGCTCTTGTGGAACTGGTGGGGAAGAACACATTCCTCTGCCTTTCATCTAATAGGGTAGTTTCTTGCTGTACTTATTGATTGCACGCAAGTAACCCTCTTTTACCGTTTACAGTAATGTCAGCTTGCAACTCCTAAATCTCACCCAATGGAAGAATGAGATGACACAGCTTTGAAGTAGAGATCCAAAACATAAGCCAAAGTAAAAGTTACAGTAAACTTTAGCTTTTTCAACTCGCATTAAGAGCACTTATACAGTGCCACGACATGCCAAATCGAATAGcgtcaaaaataaaaacttctgTTGTTTTCAAGAGTTTTAAAATGAGTGTGGCGGAGACGAGAATACTTCACCAGAAATGCGGGCACACAAGAAAATACAAGATAGAAATGAATCTATGGGGTAGGCATTGCTCCAAtcaaggagaagatgagagaggGACGGCTGAGATGCCTTGACCAAGTTTTTTTATAGGTCAAAGAAAAGACTACTATAGGGCACCAAGGGGGTGCAAACCCAACTACAAAAGAGCTCAGAACAAAACGAGCTCAGTGAGTAGACAAATCATCAACAATGTCGATTTAGAGCTACATCCACACATAACTCCCAACTACTccaaagttttaagatttttaacCAACTTTCAGTAATCACAATAATGGCCGTGTCCTCTCCAATGAAGGCTCTCTTATTATGCTCTAGTGAACATGTTGAGAGAAGATTTGCAGAGGGAGGAGAAGTGAGCAAGGGATGGAAACATGGGCTGCTAAAGGGGCAGGAAAAGACCTTGAAGGACGAGGAAGGAGAAAGATAGGGAGTACTTAGAGCATAAAAAGGATTTAATGAAGAATTAGGACAATCATTAAAGCCAGCCACATTGTGGGTGAGGCATCATTTGTTGTGGTTTTGTGCCTCTTCTTATTTGCTGAAATGAGAACACAAACATTAATGTGGAAGAACTCCGGCATTCTAGGAGCAACTACATTATCTCTCCAAAGAGTTATCAAAGTTTTAAGACCATTTTTCATAGATTGTTAGATTCATTTATCCTATTAATAAATGATTTCTCCACTAATCAACAGGATTAATGTGCAAAACATCAATGGCATGTCCGGACTTATTTTACGTTGACCTTTTTGAGGAGCTTAAACGAGACACAAACACTTCTCGCAGTAACATTAAGCGACTGTTATGAAAAAATGGAGAATCAAACAAGGTATATCCATCTAAACACAACATAAAATTCATCGTCCTCCCCATCCCATTCATAAAGCATGACAACTTTGAGAAACTCAAAGTcccagaaaatgattttcaacatTGGTTTTATACGTCCCCATAGACAAAGTGAGAGTCCAAAAGAGATTGATTAAACACTTAATACCTTGTCACGTGGTCGGGACTTCAGCCAGCTACCAATATATAGATCAGTTCTTCCTTGCGTCTCCTTCTTCATTGGAATGGGATACTGCAAAAAGTTGGAGACTAAGTAGATGTTTGTATACAATACTGCCAAAAAATTATGCACAGAAAACTTCACTAGATCACTGCTCATGGTAAGGGAAAATACTCAATCTAGaggatgaaattgtttttatAAATCTATTAGTTCACTTAAAACATATGCCGCCATGTGCATTAACGGAGGGTCAAAGCAAGTGAACGCATAACTTATTTCCTATGCAATGAAATTTCTAGATCTGAACtgcagagaaagaaaagagaagatgttAAAAGAGTAATGGTCTGGCGATTGTCAGATATAACTTACACAAGAATCGAAAGCAACTAAGATTAAAGATCTATTTGAGAAGTGCGAGGATAAAGAGATATACTTACAGCCTCTGCAGTGTCTAAAATATTGATACCACGATCACACGCATAACTTAGCATTTCGTGGGCCTCTTTCTCTGTATTCTGCTCACCAAACGTCATCTGAAATTTAGCAGACCACTCGTCATCTAGGATAAAAAACACCTGTTATTTATAGATGAACTTAATACAGCAAATCTATAATATcacaaatggaaaataaaaccaaaattcCGAAGCACAAGAAAAGTCATTTCGTTAAGGTGAGGTACAGAGACAGGCTACTTGAAACTTGAATAGACATACCTGCTTTTCAATTCGTAGTTTGCATAGGCTTCGCATTGGGAGATGAAATAGTGCAGTCAATCAGTACTAAACAAGAAAGCAATCATGCATCTTAATAAAAACCTCCATTACTGCAGAAGATTAGCCAGTTTTCCAGTTATCTGCTCGAGCACTTGTGATCGATTTTCCAGTCTGCTGTTTACAAGCGCTTGGCTTGTCcaatccaacttttttttttaactatcgGAAGTCCAATCCAACTTACACAGCCAAATTGTACATCTTActactttctttcttcctgATTCACAAAAGTAACATTTTGTAAAACTACAACTTCCTAAAATGTAGTCTGCATTAAATCATGCCGATCACCAGTAGCTTATGCAACTTATTTTCACCGAAAATCGACAGACAGAGAAGAGCGTTTGTAATTGAACTGGGCACATTGAGCATCAACGTTAACTCGAGAACTCCAATGAATTATAAATCTGTCCAGCCGAGTTCTAGCAACAACACTTCCAATACCTCCTCACTCGCAACTTAAGGAACAACGCCACCACGAAATTTCAAGCAAACGGCACGTGATTATACACACTGCAGTTCCAACACAACCCACCGAACAATCAAGCGCCAAATAGTGACGGAACCGGTTCCCATACCGTGCCGAACGTGATTTCGCTGATTACGAGGTCGGAGTCGCCGAGCTTCCTGTACTCCAACGCGCTCTTCTCGCCGAGCTTCGCGCTCACTCGCGACTCGAAGCGGCTCGTCCGAAGCCTGCCCGCCCTGGACAATGGCGGTCGGGGGAGTGCGGCGCGGCCGCTGAGGTCGAGCCGACGGGATAGACGAGCGGCGTCGGTGGAGAAGAGAGATGCGGGAGGAATCGGCGCGAGAGCGATCGGAGACGCCATTTTGTGGAGCGAATGAAGAGCTTCGCAGTGAAATGCTCGACTCTTATCAGAAACACTGAGACGTTGGCGTTGTTGTAGCAAGGGGCGACCGTTCCTCTCTTCGTACGGGCGAGAAATCTCGGCTCGAGGACGAAAAATATCTGGCGCGCTTTCATCACCCGGTCAACGACGGTCAGCGTAAAGCGGGTCGAACCGTTCGAACCGAATCGACCCCTCGATCTCGAATGCGAAAATGCAAATTGTCCGGGTCAGTTTccaatcaaatgaaatcattgaTTTTCAGAATTAACCCGATCAAATTTCTCTATTTTGGGAGATAAGGTATTTTACAATTAGTTTTAAGGCTGATTTTCTTTTCCCAGCAATTTTATTCGCTAAAGCTAGTTTTATTCTAAAACTACATGTTCAATCTTGGGATGAGTTTAGTTGGGTTGAGTCGATTTCCAGATGGAGCAGACGGTTCCAAAAATGGAACTGAGAGTCGAATCTTTTTTCCATCAATTCTCAATAGAGAAACTGATTGTTGTCGAGACCAACTTGAAATTAAATAGATTAGTCCGGTTCTGGTAGACTGTTGCCAATGTTCAGCTCCAATCTTTGCTAAGGTCTACTATATATCTGCCAATGTCGTGTAAATCCTATTGTGATAACAATGGTAGGAAAAATAATAGTAGAGCCCCTACGGTTTGAGGATTTTGCAATTTGCCCCCAAAATaggggaaaattataaataaaggcataaagtgttctcattttctcatatAATAGTTggagtggatcttatttcaaaaaagggtctggccAAAGATATTTCTCACCTTTTacgttttctaaattttttctttttt contains:
- the LOC115753962 gene encoding protein tas-like — translated: MASPIALAPIPPASLFSTDAARLSRRLDLSGRAALPRPPLSRAGRLRTSRFESRVSAKLGEKSALEYRKLGDSDLVISEITFGTMTFGEQNTEKEAHEMLSYACDRGINILDTAEAYPIPMKKETQGRTDLYIGSWLKSRPRDKVILATKVCGYSERSSYIRENAKVLRVDAANIKESVEKSLKRLNTDYIDLLQIHWPDRYVPLFGDYYYDFSKWRPSVPFVEQLKAFQELIDEGKVRYVGVSNETSYGVMEFVHAAKVEGLPKIVSIQNSYSLLVRCRFEVDLVEVCHPKNCNIGLLAYSPLGGGSLSGKYLDYNSEAAKRGRLNLFPGYMERYNRSHAKEATIKYVEVAKKYGLTLVQLALAFARDRPFMTSSIIGATSVEQLREDIDAFLTVERPLSSEIMADIEAIFKRYKDPAIL